The following proteins come from a genomic window of Shewanella halifaxensis HAW-EB4:
- a CDS encoding MlaD family protein: MTQVQTPKIVKKKLFSPIWLLPIIALALGAWLGVKSIRESGIEVTIHFPSATGMDIGKTLVKYQGLTVGKVVDMSIDDDLQGVNVDVIMDYRAAPFVNEGTKFWLVKPKATITGIEGLDTLFSGNYISILPGKGGSRSFFEAETTAPVITPGVKGLTVHITSDKLGSLDVGSPVFYRQIPVGQVIGYHLANAEQILVTAFIQEQYAELVKVDSQFWNVSGISIDASLSGVKVSSESLASILAGGISFSSNTLSDPAENKHEFTLYDSQDDALGGLKFKLVASGVEAVSQNTAIVYRGIQIGQITHKSLSDDGVTLSAIIDNTYKELLTESADFWLEGADISLSGIKHPERLITGSVINFIPGTGPAKQQYTLLTEAPDPKNSSKLLITLHSDTNPGVSAGAEIRYKQIKIGHVLSSKLNSTFTQVEYQAEIDADFASLVSGNSHFLAESALTIDANLDGVKVSTRDLTTLTSGALSLVRGTNKALAKSGDSLYVFASAKDATSFFNNQNLVKKRLYNQDAADLSAGSPIYYKKMQIGQVTAVEWQAKNNNFAIDIAIERGFKSLLTEQTVFWRNSALSINASLSGIEVEVAPLMGALKGGISLGLLDGNQIANGTSLYESRFLALSQAQSITLTFPATVKLASKAAIRYLGHKVGEVESVTLADNLKQLDVTAYLYGEYATNFNQKDASYSVVDADISLAGIKAPETMITGPYIEVFPGQSSIKATAFTGQIDTPFHNLNGALTFSLSDSNLGSVKHGTAIFFRGVKIGQVDSYSLSAQGTGVVMQVHIKNQYQHLVNQTSVFWDLSGVKVDVGLFSGAQIETGSLETILAGGIGVATQETTTAANVIRKHQTFTLKSDVDSKWLSWSPVQTPRAD; encoded by the coding sequence ATCGCCCTCGCACTAGGAGCGTGGCTCGGAGTGAAGAGCATACGCGAATCAGGCATTGAGGTGACGATTCACTTTCCTAGCGCAACAGGCATGGACATAGGTAAAACTCTGGTTAAGTATCAGGGACTGACTGTTGGTAAAGTTGTCGATATGAGTATCGACGATGACCTTCAAGGGGTAAATGTTGACGTTATCATGGATTATCGTGCCGCCCCCTTTGTTAATGAAGGCACAAAGTTTTGGCTGGTAAAACCGAAAGCGACTATCACGGGTATTGAAGGCCTAGATACACTTTTCTCGGGTAATTATATTAGTATTTTACCCGGCAAGGGTGGTTCAAGGTCCTTTTTTGAAGCCGAAACAACCGCCCCCGTCATTACACCCGGTGTTAAAGGCCTTACTGTTCATATCACATCAGACAAATTAGGGTCACTCGATGTTGGCTCTCCCGTGTTTTATAGACAAATTCCTGTCGGCCAAGTCATAGGCTACCATCTTGCAAATGCTGAACAGATCCTCGTAACGGCTTTTATTCAAGAGCAATATGCTGAACTGGTTAAAGTTGATTCTCAATTTTGGAATGTATCGGGGATCAGCATCGATGCATCACTATCAGGCGTTAAGGTCAGCAGTGAGAGTTTGGCATCGATACTTGCAGGTGGAATTAGCTTTAGCTCTAACACCTTATCTGATCCCGCCGAAAACAAGCACGAGTTCACTTTATATGACAGCCAAGACGATGCGTTAGGTGGATTAAAATTCAAACTAGTTGCAAGTGGCGTCGAAGCCGTATCTCAAAATACCGCAATCGTTTATCGAGGGATCCAGATAGGTCAGATAACGCATAAATCATTGAGCGATGATGGGGTGACTTTATCTGCAATAATCGATAACACCTATAAAGAATTACTCACTGAGAGCGCTGATTTTTGGTTAGAGGGCGCCGATATTTCTCTATCAGGTATAAAACACCCTGAACGTTTAATCACAGGTAGTGTCATTAACTTCATTCCTGGCACTGGCCCGGCAAAACAGCAATATACCTTATTAACTGAGGCTCCAGATCCAAAGAACAGCAGCAAACTGCTAATTACTCTGCACTCTGATACAAACCCAGGTGTCAGCGCCGGAGCCGAAATTCGCTATAAGCAAATAAAGATAGGTCATGTGCTATCAAGCAAGCTAAACAGCACGTTTACTCAAGTCGAATATCAGGCAGAAATCGATGCCGACTTTGCGAGTCTTGTCAGCGGAAATAGCCATTTCCTCGCGGAATCGGCGCTAACTATAGATGCTAACCTCGATGGAGTTAAAGTCAGTACCCGCGATTTAACGACCTTGACTAGCGGCGCTTTAAGCCTAGTAAGAGGAACCAACAAAGCATTAGCAAAGAGCGGTGACTCACTTTATGTATTCGCCAGTGCCAAGGACGCGACGTCTTTTTTCAATAATCAAAACCTTGTAAAAAAACGTCTCTACAATCAGGATGCAGCAGATCTATCCGCAGGCTCCCCTATCTATTATAAAAAAATGCAGATAGGCCAAGTAACGGCGGTTGAGTGGCAAGCCAAAAATAATAACTTTGCTATCGATATTGCTATCGAGCGAGGCTTTAAGAGCTTACTCACAGAACAAACGGTCTTTTGGCGTAACAGTGCATTGTCAATCAATGCCAGTTTAAGTGGCATTGAAGTCGAAGTCGCCCCATTAATGGGTGCGTTAAAAGGCGGTATAAGCCTTGGCCTGCTCGACGGAAATCAAATTGCGAATGGAACATCGCTTTATGAGAGCAGGTTTCTTGCACTCAGTCAGGCTCAATCAATCACGCTCACCTTTCCTGCGACCGTAAAGTTGGCAAGCAAAGCCGCTATTCGGTATTTAGGACACAAAGTCGGTGAGGTAGAGTCCGTCACCTTAGCCGATAATTTGAAGCAGTTAGATGTGACAGCCTATTTATATGGTGAATATGCCACTAACTTTAATCAAAAAGATGCCTCCTATTCAGTTGTCGATGCCGATATCTCTTTAGCAGGGATTAAAGCACCTGAAACCATGATAACAGGCCCTTATATTGAAGTATTCCCAGGCCAAAGCAGCATCAAGGCAACCGCCTTCACTGGTCAAATCGATACGCCATTTCATAACCTGAACGGCGCGCTTACCTTTAGCTTAAGCGATAGCAACTTAGGCTCTGTAAAACATGGAACGGCTATTTTCTTTAGAGGGGTTAAAATTGGGCAAGTCGATAGCTATTCACTTTCAGCGCAGGGAACTGGCGTCGTTATGCAGGTTCATATTAAGAATCAGTATCAGCATCTAGTGAACCAAACGAGTGTCTTTTGGGATCTATCCGGAGTGAAGGTGGATGTGGGACTATTTTCAGGCGCGCAAATAGAAACGGGGTCGTTAGAAACGATATTGGCCGGTGGAATTGGGGTTGCAACTCAAGAGACGACCACTGCAGCAAATGTAATACGTAAACATCAAACATTTACGCTCAAGTCCGACGTCGATAGCAAATGGCTGAGTTGGTCGCCAGTTCAAACACCAAGAGCTGATTGA
- a CDS encoding nucleoside recognition domain-containing protein — MLNKIWFGFFATALFAILAQVLTGHTQVLSESVSAIFSSSKLAAEIALGLIGVLSLWMGLMRVGEKAGVVGLFSKLFEPLLSKLMPEVPRGHPAYGSVTMNLTANMLGLDNAATPLGLKAMQDLQTLNPNKSVATNAQILFLVLNTSSITLVPVTVFLYRAQQGAAAPADIFLPILLATTASTLAGLTVVAIVQKLSLLNAVVLGYAGIILSSIIGLVFYLSTLSMSAIGEVSTGLGNGILLLLIFSFVLVAGMRKVAVYDEFIEGAKEGFAQSIKLIPYLLAMLLAIALLRASGALDYLLQLIAGLVAFAGGDVRFVDAMPTAIMKPFSGSGARAMMLETMQHYGVDSFAGRLAAILQGSTETTFYVLAVYFGAVGIRNGRHALACGLFADLAGIIAAILVCYQFYG, encoded by the coding sequence GTGTTAAATAAGATCTGGTTTGGCTTTTTTGCAACCGCATTATTCGCTATTTTGGCGCAGGTGCTAACGGGCCATACTCAAGTGCTTTCAGAAAGTGTCAGCGCTATTTTTTCGAGTTCAAAACTGGCTGCTGAAATTGCGCTGGGCTTAATCGGTGTATTATCGCTGTGGATGGGCCTGATGCGTGTTGGCGAAAAAGCTGGAGTCGTTGGACTATTCTCAAAACTGTTCGAGCCGCTGCTTTCGAAACTCATGCCTGAAGTCCCTCGAGGACATCCTGCTTACGGTAGTGTCACCATGAATCTAACGGCGAATATGCTAGGTTTAGATAATGCAGCGACACCACTAGGCTTGAAAGCGATGCAGGACTTGCAAACCTTAAACCCGAATAAGAGTGTTGCGACTAACGCCCAGATCCTGTTTTTAGTATTAAATACCTCTTCAATTACCTTAGTGCCAGTTACCGTATTTTTGTATCGTGCTCAGCAGGGAGCTGCTGCCCCAGCCGATATTTTTCTGCCGATTTTATTGGCGACAACGGCATCGACACTGGCAGGTCTTACGGTCGTGGCGATAGTACAGAAGCTTTCTTTACTCAATGCGGTTGTACTGGGTTATGCAGGTATTATTTTGTCCTCCATCATAGGTTTAGTGTTTTATTTGAGCACTCTGTCGATGTCGGCTATCGGTGAGGTGAGTACCGGCCTTGGCAATGGTATTTTATTGCTGCTGATCTTTAGTTTCGTCTTGGTTGCGGGCATGCGAAAAGTCGCTGTCTATGATGAGTTTATTGAGGGAGCAAAAGAGGGCTTCGCCCAATCAATTAAGCTTATTCCCTATCTACTGGCTATGTTACTTGCCATCGCTCTCTTGAGGGCATCAGGGGCGTTAGATTATCTATTACAACTTATAGCGGGCTTAGTGGCATTCGCAGGCGGGGACGTACGCTTTGTTGATGCAATGCCGACGGCAATCATGAAACCTTTCAGTGGCTCTGGAGCTAGGGCGATGATGCTTGAGACCATGCAGCATTATGGAGTCGACTCGTTTGCCGGCCGCTTAGCTGCCATTTTACAGGGCAGTACCGAGACAACATTTTATGTATTAGCCGTTTATTTCGGCGCAGTCGGGATCCGTAATGGAAGACATGCCTTAGCCTGTGGCCTATTTGCAGATTTAGCCGGGATCATCGCGGCTATACTGGTCTGCTATCAGTTTTACGGCTAA
- the rsmF gene encoding 16S rRNA (cytosine(1407)-C(5))-methyltransferase RsmF, whose translation MAHFNQNFLDSIERDLPSHLSMEDFIAYSNKPLRLSIRVNTLKISTENFIDLMSAKGWSFDPIPWCNQGFWVTISSDLQLGNTIEHLQGLFYIQEASSMLPPTALFDSHADNENDLSQFAQTRVLDMASAPGSKTTQIAALMNNQGLLVANEYSASRVKVLHANVARMGVSNCALTHFDARVFGEYLFETFDSVLLDAPCSGEGTIRKDPDALKNWDNNDNKGIVDTQKALIESAFLALKVGGCLVYSTCALSRQENQDVCHHLKTAFGEAVEFAALTELFPDADKACTEEGFLHVWPQIYDSEGFFVAKIRKVSAVERTLPEPKMQKNFPFTAAKTKQIEELTAYFEDSFAITLPTDAEIMVRDLEFWLFPKAVMPLIGKMRFQRIGIKLADALKKGYKVRHEAILALSSPTRFELSDEQAKEFLMGRDISLVEKVKPQGEVIVSYASNPLGVAKHLGNKLKNNLPRDLVKDKIALYQ comes from the coding sequence ATGGCTCATTTTAATCAGAATTTTCTCGACAGTATTGAACGTGATCTCCCTTCTCACCTTTCAATGGAAGACTTTATTGCTTACAGCAATAAACCATTACGTCTTTCTATTCGGGTCAATACACTCAAAATTAGTACCGAAAACTTTATTGACTTGATGTCAGCAAAAGGCTGGAGCTTTGACCCTATTCCCTGGTGTAACCAAGGTTTCTGGGTAACGATAAGCAGTGATCTACAGTTAGGTAATACTATCGAGCACTTACAAGGCTTATTTTATATTCAAGAAGCCAGCTCAATGCTACCTCCTACCGCACTGTTTGACTCACATGCTGACAATGAAAATGATCTTAGCCAGTTTGCCCAAACCCGAGTACTGGACATGGCTTCAGCGCCAGGCTCAAAAACAACGCAAATAGCGGCACTGATGAACAATCAAGGCCTATTAGTCGCTAACGAGTATTCTGCCAGCCGAGTAAAAGTGTTGCATGCTAACGTTGCAAGAATGGGCGTATCAAACTGTGCCCTCACCCACTTTGACGCTAGAGTATTTGGTGAGTACCTATTTGAAACATTCGACTCAGTATTACTCGATGCCCCCTGTAGTGGCGAAGGCACCATTCGTAAAGATCCTGATGCGTTAAAAAACTGGGATAACAATGACAATAAGGGCATTGTTGATACTCAAAAAGCCTTAATTGAATCAGCCTTTCTCGCATTAAAGGTGGGCGGTTGCTTAGTTTATTCGACCTGTGCATTGAGTCGTCAAGAAAACCAAGACGTCTGCCATCATTTAAAAACGGCCTTTGGCGAGGCTGTTGAGTTTGCCGCACTAACTGAGCTATTCCCGGATGCAGATAAAGCATGTACCGAAGAAGGATTTTTACACGTATGGCCGCAAATTTATGATAGTGAAGGCTTCTTTGTCGCCAAGATCCGCAAAGTCTCCGCTGTCGAGCGCACCTTACCTGAACCTAAAATGCAAAAGAACTTTCCATTCACTGCTGCAAAGACAAAGCAAATCGAAGAGTTAACCGCTTATTTTGAAGATTCGTTTGCCATTACATTGCCTACGGATGCCGAGATCATGGTACGCGATTTAGAGTTTTGGTTATTTCCAAAAGCGGTTATGCCACTTATAGGCAAAATGCGCTTTCAGCGAATAGGAATTAAGCTCGCGGATGCATTAAAGAAAGGCTATAAGGTACGCCACGAAGCTATCTTGGCACTATCGTCACCCACACGATTTGAACTCAGCGACGAACAAGCGAAAGAGTTCTTAATGGGGCGTGATATCAGTTTAGTGGAAAAAGTTAAACCTCAAGGTGAGGTCATTGTCAGTTATGCCAGCAATCCACTGGGTGTAGCAAAGCACCTAGGTAATAAACTAAAAAATAATCTTCCCAGAGACTTAGTAAAAGATAAGATCGCGTTATATCAGTAA
- a CDS encoding TatD family hydrolase, giving the protein MLIDSHCHLDRLKTAPDQASLQEIITAAKARDIAYFLCVNVRQQGFIEMKQKMAAFDEVFLSAGVHPLDVQDGLNIEEVELFAHDEKVIAIGETGLDYFYANETKALQQTCFEQQIDLAVKVNKPLIIHTRDAREDTINFLKRGNADSVGGVLHCFTESWEMAKEALDLGFYISVSGIVTFKNAGELRNVIRKVPKDRLLVETDSPYLAPVPHRGKENQPAFVRDVAEFVAELRGEKYPELAQYTTDNFFTLFKDAARLAGR; this is encoded by the coding sequence GTGCTTATCGATTCACATTGTCATTTAGACCGTCTAAAAACCGCGCCTGATCAGGCTTCATTACAAGAGATCATTACCGCTGCAAAAGCACGTGATATTGCTTATTTTCTTTGTGTGAATGTTAGGCAGCAAGGTTTTATCGAGATGAAGCAAAAAATGGCGGCCTTTGATGAGGTCTTTCTGTCTGCTGGTGTACACCCACTAGATGTACAAGACGGCTTAAATATCGAAGAAGTTGAGCTGTTTGCGCATGATGAGAAAGTGATCGCTATTGGCGAAACTGGTCTCGATTACTTTTATGCTAATGAGACAAAAGCACTGCAACAAACCTGTTTTGAGCAACAGATTGATCTCGCTGTAAAGGTTAACAAGCCCCTTATTATTCATACCCGCGATGCACGTGAAGACACCATTAATTTTTTAAAGCGGGGCAATGCCGACTCGGTTGGCGGCGTCTTGCACTGTTTTACTGAAAGCTGGGAAATGGCGAAAGAAGCTTTAGATTTAGGCTTTTACATCTCTGTGTCCGGCATTGTTACTTTTAAAAATGCCGGTGAGCTTCGTAATGTGATCCGCAAGGTACCAAAAGATAGATTATTGGTAGAGACGGACTCTCCTTATTTAGCACCCGTTCCTCACCGTGGTAAAGAAAATCAACCTGCATTTGTACGTGATGTGGCGGAATTTGTCGCCGAGCTAAGAGGTGAGAAATATCCTGAATTGGCTCAGTATACAACGGACAATTTTTTTACTTTGTTTAAAGATGCAGCAAGGCTCGCTGGGCGCTAA
- a CDS encoding PilZ domain-containing protein, translating to MMNLVVKFESLQQLYRAYMPFIKPIGMFVASAESFTLGQEIMVRYQLPSGSQHHEFKGSVIWINPLGASGGRPAGVGVKILSEPDFHKHHIEQLLSRELASGDLTCTM from the coding sequence ATGATGAATCTTGTTGTTAAATTTGAGTCTTTACAGCAGCTTTACCGCGCTTATATGCCGTTTATCAAACCGATAGGTATGTTTGTTGCTAGTGCTGAAAGCTTCACTCTTGGACAAGAGATCATGGTTCGCTACCAACTCCCGAGTGGCTCACAGCATCACGAATTCAAAGGCTCGGTGATCTGGATCAACCCATTAGGAGCATCTGGTGGCCGTCCTGCTGGAGTCGGCGTAAAAATATTATCCGAGCCAGATTTTCATAAGCATCATATCGAGCAACTCCTTTCTCGCGAACTGGCATCAGGAGATTTGACCTGCACTATGTAG
- the holB gene encoding DNA polymerase III subunit delta', giving the protein MTLLPWLQHTIETFSEQLKTGRVGHAYLIAMDVAYGGEALTLELAKAALCKQVGVTGSCGFCKPCQLVEANNHPDLYRVEADGAQIKVDQIRALCQKLTTTPQQGGRRVAVILNSERLNQASANALLKTLEEPGKDTILFLQANSPTRLLPTISSRCQRLHLEIPSKAVVKQWLQQELASNEDLTWCLPVVGGPLAILSAVESGRDKALVAYRKGWIQSLSSGHLCDSLLNVNEKQVSDALKVLYLVVHRILVKKQEMDPMLRAKLANFAAKVMLLETRLSVMPNVNSLALFEGLTIEYNQLMS; this is encoded by the coding sequence ATGACGCTGCTCCCTTGGCTGCAACATACAATTGAAACCTTTTCAGAGCAACTGAAAACGGGGCGAGTCGGTCATGCTTACCTAATTGCGATGGATGTGGCTTACGGTGGTGAAGCCCTCACGCTTGAGCTCGCTAAGGCGGCATTATGTAAACAAGTTGGCGTTACAGGGAGCTGTGGATTTTGTAAGCCTTGCCAACTTGTTGAGGCAAATAACCACCCTGATCTGTACCGAGTTGAAGCCGATGGCGCACAGATTAAGGTGGATCAAATTCGTGCGCTGTGCCAAAAATTAACCACAACACCACAACAGGGCGGAAGACGCGTTGCGGTGATTTTAAACAGTGAACGTTTGAATCAGGCATCAGCGAATGCATTGCTTAAAACGCTAGAGGAGCCGGGTAAAGACACCATTTTGTTTTTACAAGCCAATTCACCAACTCGCTTACTGCCAACCATTAGTAGTCGTTGTCAAAGACTTCATTTAGAAATCCCAAGCAAAGCCGTTGTTAAGCAATGGCTGCAGCAAGAGTTGGCATCGAATGAAGATTTGACTTGGTGCTTACCTGTAGTCGGTGGGCCGTTAGCTATCCTTTCTGCGGTTGAGAGTGGGCGGGATAAGGCATTGGTAGCGTATAGAAAAGGCTGGATACAAAGTTTGTCGTCAGGGCACCTGTGTGATAGTTTATTAAATGTTAATGAAAAACAAGTTTCTGATGCGCTTAAAGTTTTATACCTAGTGGTGCATCGAATATTAGTGAAAAAGCAAGAGATGGATCCTATGCTTAGGGCTAAGCTGGCTAATTTTGCCGCAAAGGTGATGCTATTAGAAACACGCTTGTCGGTGATGCCAAACGTTAATTCGTTAGCATTATTTGAAGGATTAACTATTGAGTACAATCAGCTAATGAGCTAA
- the tmk gene encoding dTMP kinase — MNTQTENSAKFIVIEGLEGAGKSSAIALVRDFIEKHTGQAPVCTREPGGTPLAEQMRDLVKIANDSDPLCDEAECLLFYAARAQLVANVIKPALANGEWVLGDRHNLSSLAYQGGGRGLMPLVSAISDATLKGFKPDLTLYLDIAPKLGLERAARRGELDRIEQQEIEFFDRARATFLSFADSDDTIKIVDASQSMAQVHKDIIAILQEQSW; from the coding sequence ATGAATACACAAACTGAAAATTCCGCCAAGTTTATCGTAATTGAAGGGCTTGAAGGTGCGGGTAAATCAAGTGCAATCGCATTGGTTAGAGATTTTATTGAGAAGCATACCGGGCAAGCCCCTGTTTGTACTCGAGAGCCTGGTGGAACGCCACTCGCTGAGCAGATGCGTGACTTGGTGAAAATCGCCAATGACAGCGATCCCTTGTGTGATGAAGCTGAGTGTTTACTGTTTTACGCTGCAAGAGCACAGCTGGTAGCAAATGTGATAAAACCCGCTTTAGCAAACGGAGAGTGGGTGTTAGGTGATAGACACAACTTGTCTTCGCTTGCGTATCAAGGTGGTGGTAGAGGATTAATGCCATTGGTCTCAGCTATCAGTGATGCGACGCTTAAAGGCTTTAAACCCGACCTGACCCTTTATTTAGATATCGCCCCTAAACTTGGGCTTGAACGCGCTGCACGACGTGGTGAACTCGATCGTATTGAGCAGCAAGAGATTGAGTTTTTTGACCGCGCTCGTGCAACGTTCTTGTCGTTTGCGGATAGCGACGACACGATAAAAATTGTCGACGCCAGCCAAAGTATGGCGCAGGTACATAAAGACATTATTGCCATTCTTCAAGAGCAGAGTTGGTAA
- the mltG gene encoding endolytic transglycosylase MltG, with protein MKKIIISLFATGFTLLTIGAVAGYWTYQTLLAYGEQPIKATSVQELTIKRGTTFNQFISILESEKLIDEGWKLKWLVRLKPELANIRSGLYEVTPNESLNSLLAKIVSGKEKSFAVTLLEGQTVKEWQLVLEQQARLQQEQDVFNQVLVANGDDSGLPEGKFFPDTYHYRAESTEQALLNKSYLKMKLELEKAWQGRQQGLPLKSAYELLILASIIEKETGKASERPWIAAVFVNRLRKGMRLQTDPTVIYGMGDRYNGNITRKDLRETTAFNTYRINGLPPTPIAAPSLAAIQAAAHPADVDYFYFVSRNDGSHIFSKTLTEHNRAVNKYQRNR; from the coding sequence ATGAAAAAAATTATAATCAGCCTCTTCGCAACCGGATTTACTCTACTTACTATCGGCGCCGTAGCGGGTTACTGGACCTATCAAACACTGCTTGCCTATGGCGAACAACCGATAAAAGCCACCTCTGTACAAGAGTTAACGATTAAACGCGGTACTACGTTCAATCAATTTATCTCTATTTTAGAATCAGAGAAGCTGATTGACGAAGGCTGGAAACTCAAATGGTTAGTACGTTTAAAGCCAGAATTAGCCAACATTCGCTCAGGTCTTTATGAGGTTACGCCAAACGAGAGCCTCAATAGCCTGCTGGCTAAGATCGTTAGTGGCAAGGAGAAGTCTTTCGCTGTGACCCTATTAGAGGGACAAACAGTGAAAGAGTGGCAACTCGTACTTGAACAGCAAGCTAGGTTACAACAAGAGCAAGATGTGTTTAATCAGGTACTTGTTGCTAATGGTGATGACTCGGGCTTGCCTGAGGGCAAGTTTTTCCCGGATACTTATCATTATCGAGCGGAAAGTACTGAGCAGGCATTATTAAATAAAAGTTATTTAAAGATGAAACTCGAGCTTGAGAAAGCGTGGCAAGGACGTCAGCAAGGCTTGCCGTTAAAATCCGCTTATGAGCTACTCATCTTAGCCTCAATTATTGAGAAAGAAACGGGTAAAGCGAGTGAGCGACCTTGGATCGCTGCGGTATTTGTCAATCGTCTGCGTAAAGGGATGCGCTTGCAAACGGATCCAACGGTTATTTACGGCATGGGTGACAGATATAACGGTAATATTACCCGTAAAGATCTACGTGAAACGACCGCATTCAATACATACAGAATTAACGGCTTACCACCAACGCCTATTGCAGCTCCAAGTTTAGCGGCAATACAAGCGGCGGCGCATCCTGCTGACGTTGATTATTTTTATTTCGTATCACGAAATGATGGTAGCCATATTTTTTCGAAAACATTGACCGAACATAATCGTGCAGTGAATAAATATCAGAGAAATCGATGA
- the pabC gene encoding aminodeoxychorismate lyase — MPKVWVNGQPDMNVSPLDRGLAYGDGLFATMRVDQGEILFFTAHMERLTQGAYRLGFHWSVSAALKQQLITLAKAHPHSCIKLLLTRGVGGRGYSAPVNRPNLAAELTPGSMPELITDKQDNKTTAASSIPNQARSCAADALQVTEVVSVSEFPAHYKTWQQQGVGLSLSPVKLGKQPKLAGIKHCNRLEQVLIKSVDLPEGVHDWLVVDFEDNIIESSMANIFFVLDEKLVTPRMSYAGVAGMMREQMMHQLLQMGHKIEITDIHYSMLKQVKHAFITNSLFGLVDVMTIDDFTFTPATWTSSLREQLSLTL, encoded by the coding sequence ATGCCTAAGGTTTGGGTAAATGGACAGCCCGACATGAATGTTAGTCCCCTTGATAGGGGATTAGCTTATGGTGATGGTTTATTTGCGACTATGCGAGTAGACCAAGGTGAGATCCTATTTTTTACCGCACATATGGAGCGTCTTACTCAAGGCGCTTATCGTTTAGGCTTTCACTGGTCAGTTTCAGCTGCGCTTAAGCAGCAGTTAATCACGTTAGCCAAAGCACATCCGCACTCTTGTATCAAACTTTTACTCACTAGAGGCGTCGGCGGACGGGGTTATAGTGCGCCTGTAAATAGACCTAATCTAGCGGCTGAATTAACGCCGGGTTCGATGCCCGAGTTAATAACGGACAAGCAGGATAATAAAACTACAGCAGCCAGTTCTATACCAAATCAAGCTCGCTCTTGTGCTGCTGATGCACTGCAAGTGACAGAAGTCGTTTCTGTCAGTGAGTTTCCTGCTCACTATAAAACGTGGCAACAGCAGGGGGTAGGCTTATCGCTTTCACCGGTGAAGTTGGGTAAACAGCCAAAACTTGCCGGGATCAAACATTGCAATCGTCTAGAGCAAGTACTTATTAAGTCTGTAGACTTACCAGAAGGAGTACATGACTGGTTAGTTGTTGACTTTGAAGATAATATTATTGAGTCGTCGATGGCTAACATTTTCTTCGTTTTAGATGAAAAGCTTGTTACACCGCGGATGAGTTATGCGGGAGTGGCTGGTATGATGCGAGAACAAATGATGCACCAGCTTTTACAAATGGGTCATAAGATTGAGATAACAGATATCCATTACAGCATGCTTAAACAGGTAAAGCATGCGTTTATCACTAATAGCCTTTTTGGGCTTGTCGATGTTATGACAATCGACGATTTTACATTTACCCCTGCAACTTGGACTTCAAGCTTAAGAGAACAACTCAGTCTGACACTATGA
- the udk gene encoding uridine kinase — translation MNSKDCVVIGIAGASASGKSLIAKTIYEELCRDLGTDQIGVIAEDAYYRDQGHLSMDQRVLTNYDHPKALDHELLCTHLRALKQGHAVDIPVYSYNDHTRTDEKVTLTPKKVIILEGILLLTDPALRKEMDASVFMDTPLDICFMRRLSRDVAERGRTMESVMQQYTETVRPMFLQFIEPSKQYADIIVPRGGKNRIATDILKARIQHLLAK, via the coding sequence ATGAATTCTAAAGATTGTGTTGTAATTGGTATTGCGGGTGCGTCAGCATCAGGTAAGAGTCTTATCGCTAAAACGATTTATGAAGAACTTTGCCGTGATCTAGGTACAGATCAAATTGGTGTGATAGCTGAAGATGCTTATTACCGCGACCAAGGTCATCTGTCGATGGATCAACGTGTACTGACAAATTATGACCATCCAAAAGCATTAGATCATGAGCTACTGTGTACGCACCTACGTGCACTTAAACAGGGTCATGCTGTTGATATTCCTGTTTACAGCTATAACGATCATACTCGTACAGACGAGAAAGTGACGCTTACCCCTAAGAAAGTCATTATCCTTGAAGGCATCTTGTTATTGACCGATCCCGCTCTGCGAAAAGAGATGGACGCTTCTGTATTTATGGATACGCCTCTGGACATTTGCTTTATGCGTCGTCTATCTCGTGATGTCGCCGAGCGTGGTAGAACGATGGAGTCTGTAATGCAGCAATATACAGAGACTGTACGTCCAATGTTTTTGCAGTTTATTGAACCATCAAAACAGTATGCTGATATCATCGTACCGCGCGGTGGTAAAAACCGAATCGCAACAGATATTCTAAAGGCGCGTATACAGCACCTACTGGCGAAATAA